The sequence TCAAAGATACTCCTTTCTGaagaaaattatctttctttGTTATCCTTGAAGTACATATAGTGCCAGTCCTTGGGGGACTGACAACTTTGGCAAGcatactgttttttttaattaaagtttagttgattcacaatcttgtgttagttttaggtgtacagtagAGTGATTccaggttggtttttttttttttggtaggttaCATTACATTACTGGCTATTACAAGATATTTGGTGTAATACCCAGTGctctacagtaaatccttgttgcttatctatttcatGTATAGTAGTTTCTATATTTTAATCCTATACTCCTAATTTGTCTCCCCCACCTCTCTCTGGCCTCTATGGAGAGGGGGTGTGGCCTCCAAGGAGAAGGGATGCCTCTGTGGTTGTGACTTCCAGGACCCTGTCATACCCTTACTTACAGTTCTTCGTGGCTGTTTCCTAATGGTCAAGCCTAATTTCCTGACGTGAACCACGTTGTTCTGGAGACTGCCcctctttccaggcaagaatactggagtgggtagccattcccttctccaggggatcttcctgacccagggatcaaacctaggtttcctgcactgcaggcagattctttaccatctgagccaccagggaagcccctttgggtTCTCCTAGATAgaccccttggaaaagaccctgatgctgggaaagattgaaggcaggaggagaaggggatgacagaggatgagatggttggatgggatcacctactcgatggacatgagtttgagcaagctccagttggtgatggacagggaagactggcgtgctgcattccatggggttgcaaagagttggacacaactgagcaactgaactgaactgagatagacCCCATCATTAAATTCTACTCCCACGTCTCCACTGTTTATTTCCTATTCTTCCTTCAAGGATCAGACCAAGCATCACCCATATGTCTTCTGCTaaacaaaacagaatcagaaGCAAGAAACAACTTTGATCGTACTGTAAAGGAAACACTCTGGCTTATGTTTACTGttagtttctattttaaaatatccacaGACAATCATATTAAGAAATCAAATTTCctagtttatttttccaaaattttaatcAGATACAGAAGTTGGATTTTACTGACTCCTTTGTTGTCACTTGTTAAAATAATGAGATTTTTAGTACTTTTCCAGctaatcatttttatttggtGCTTCCCAACTGATGAAGTGCAAATGGGTTACAGATAAGGATCCCTTGGGCAAAACACAGGCCAGATACCTCCAGCTGAGAGTAGTTTTTGTAGTTTAACCAGTTTCCTTCCATTGATCATTTTCTAACTGAGtgagtcatgaaatgaaaattgtGAGAACTGCTGTGTTAATGTTAATTGCTTCGTGTTGTGTCTGGTTTCAGAACAAGTGGTGAATCCCACCCAGTTGAAAAGTTATGCTGTATATCCTTCTGCCAGTATTTGACTTAGGatgcatgtgtgcgtgttcagtcactacagttgtgtccaactctgtgacccaatggaccatggccctccaggctctgtccatgggattctccaggcaaggatactggagcaggttgccatgccttcctccaggggatcttccccacccagggatcaaaccagcatctcctgcattgcaggtggattctttaccactgagccaccggggaagcccttgatTTAGGAGTTTGGActaaattcttttctttccttagtcTAAAATGCCATTTTTCTTGTCATTAAACTCAATTTAGGTTCAAAGTCATACTTGATTCTAAAGGTATGGAGTAATACGTATTATACCCTATTCTATTCTTGAAACTGTTTGTATAAATGTGGCTATTACCTGCTCAATGGGCGATCTGAATGatcaaggaggaagggaaggggcggggaggaagaaatgggaataaCTTCCTTAGGTGGTGTATCTAAAGTCAGATTTGTTTATGGTGGGTGTGGACAGTGGAAAGGTGATTTGGGGGAAGGTGGAGGTTGGGAACAGGATGGGGTTTGGGGGAAGAGGGCTGAAACAACCCATGGCTGGGGGTGCTCATATGGCCACGCTGTTTTCCACCAGGCTGGGCCGCAGGTATTCATAGGGCCAGTCCAGCTGGGCATTCCGGATCTCGATGTCTTTTTCCAGGGCAGCCAGCTCCTCCCTGAACTTCTTCAGCACAGCCTTGGGCTCAGGGCCTGAGAAGTATTCTTCCTCATGCTGACCCAGAGCCACCTGGGACAGAGAGAAAAGGCAGCTGAGAGCTTTACTGCCCCTTAGTTTGGAGTCCCACACCTCCCTGTACCTGCCCCCTTCCTCGGGACCCAGCGCCTAGCTCTCACCATGATGGGCTGGCGTCTGCCCAGTTGCCAAGTGATGGACATCTGGAGAGAAGCCTGATGGAAGTTCGGCAGTGTCGCCATCACTTTCTCCAGTGTCACATCCTTGGTGGTCGGTGGGGGCAGCCGCATTGTGCAGGGTGCGTTAGGGACCCAAGAGTACCAGTCCAACTACAAAGGGCAAATATCTAAACTCACTGTCTGCTAAGCATGAGAATCCCTTAGCCCACCTGCACATGGCCCCCTTCCCCACTCCAGGCACAAGTGCCCAGCTGGTCCTCTGCGATAAGTACCTGGCCCAGGTGAGTGGAGGAGTGCTGGCCAGTGCAGGTGAAGATACACATGGTCACAAAGTGGCAAAGCTGGTCCTTGGACTGTAGAGTGACGGGAAACCCTGTAGAGTGGATAAGGAGAGTTAGAAGCTGGGAGGCCAAGGCTAGAGGCAGAGCTCATAGGAACTGAGGAGGAGAACAAGAGAGGTGAGGAGACCAAGGGCTCTCAGTAACCATGGTGGGAAGTGACTTGAGTGTGGGTTGGGGTGGTGGAAGCAGGGAGACTTTTGGGAGGGTCCCAGTCAGTGGGGTCCTGGTACAGCTCACACTGGCTCACAGGGACCAAGGATGTCAGACGTTCAAGTATTTAGCAAGCCAGTTGACATCACCCTGGTAGTCACAGTGGGACTTTTTACACCATGGGGATGGGCAAATGCTATAAATCagggctgtttgttttgttttttctcggAGAGCAGCACTGGTCTCACTGCATCTGGGACCTAGAGGGGCTCCCCCTGCACAGGATGGAGACCTACCTCTAGCTGAGAGGAAAAGGAGTCTGGGAAAGCTTTGGGTGTGTTCATAGGGGTTGGAAATGCTTCTGGAAGGTTTCATAGAAGTAGAGAGGATTCTGGGGAAGTTCTAGGGAGGAGTCACATGTTGGAGTCTTGGGGCTCATCCTACCTCGGTCCTGGGCCCCCAGCAACCCGATCTCAGTGATCTCTCGACACCAGGCCTGCAGCTCAATGTCATCTCTCACAGACTCGTCCGTCTTATAGTGGAGACTTACAATCCCCTCCACGTAGCTGCCAGCGGAGGGGTCAGGGTGGGAGAGTGGAGGCTGACAGCACAGAGCCCCCAGGCCCTCTACTCCTTACCCACGTGGCCAGGCCAGGGCCCACAGCCCCCTGGCTGGGGCACAGACCTCCTCTTCTCCCAGCCTTCCCCCACCGCCACCCCTGCCTTCCTCCCACCTCACCGAGAGAGAATTTCCCAGAGCCTCAGGGCATCTTGGGCATAGAAAGAAGACTTGACTCCCAGGAGCCCCCGGTCAGCCAGGTCATCAGGGGGACAGAAGGAGCTATAGGTTAGAAAGGCTCCTGCTCGCTGGAGCAGCTCCACGTGGCCGCCCCCACCTGTGCTCACCACCTGAGAAGCAAAGACAGCAAGGTCAGGCAAATCCACCTGCCCTCAGGCCAGAGGGAGCGTGAATCCCACTTCCTCTCCTCTTACCTGGTCGAAGACTCCGGAGTCAGAGACCAGCCCAGTCCTGGCCCGGATGTTAATTTCCATGGTGTATCGCAGGTGTGGAATGAGAAGCTGGAGGGAGAGGAGTGGGGAAGGACAGGGTCAGAAGACAGCTGTGGCTGGCCCCTGAGGGAAATACGGGCTAAAATACAGGGAAGTCTTCAGGAAAAAGTCTTCAGGAAAAGCAGACTGAAGTCCAGTGGCCTCTCGACAATAATGTCCTTTGATAATTGAAGGAAGccattctccttttctcttcatgTAAGACCGATTAAGGTCTAGCTCAATGTTTCTCCACCTTTTTTTCATTATCACTTCTCTAAGGAggcttcttagattttttttttgtactctCACCTGCCCCATGACATTGTGCTACAGACATGCCATTTGTAATGTactctatatacatatatcctttatataaaaaaataagattttttgcCTCCCCCAGAACATGATCTGATTCACTACCTCCAGAACTCCACCCAGTTCCCTCCCCTTTGTCCATTACACTCATTTTCTTTCTGACCTTCAAACACACCAAGCTTGTTCCTGCCTCAAGACCTTGGCACTGTTTATTCCCTCTGCCTAGAGCAATATGCCCCTTCTTCATCCTATGACTGGCTCCCTGtagtttctttttatcatttatttatttttggctgcactaggtcttcctGGCTGCACTCGGGCTTTCACTAGTTGAGGCAATGGGGAGTTCCTCTCTTTTGGGGAGCAgggacttctcattgtgatggcttctcttgttgtggggcctGGGCTCTGAGCATGTGGTCTCAGTAGTTGCGGCCCACCAGCTTACTCGTCAGCATCTTCCTGAAcgagaattgaacccatgtcccctgcgctgGCAGAGGgactcttaatcactggaccaccagggaagtccatccatATAATTTCATTCTCTCTTCCACCTCCTTAAAGGAGCATTTCCCAACCACCCAGTCTAAACTCACTATCACATCACCCTGCTCTGATTCTCTGCAGTGGACTCATCACAGCTGATCTATTACAATACTGTCTGTTAGCccttaatggaaatgaaaaccccCAAAGACTAGGACCTTGCCTGTCTGGCTTAGCACTGGCATCTAGCATGGCTTTTTATTGCCACGTCAGAGACTCTCAAGAAAACTTAATGGATGAACACCCTATTCTAGTTGTAATAAGCCATGCTGCTCTTGTTGACCTGAGCCCCTGTAACTGGCCTCTGTGTTACTACTATTTGAGAACACTTCAAAACTGACTGGAAAAGTCTTCTATATTATTTGCACGGTTCCCTCTTGTTGGAGGGAATCCTGAGTCATTGTGTATTCTGTTCATATACTCTATATGTAACTGTGCTTTATACATAAAAAGTGTAAGATTTCTCACTCCACACCCCTCACCCTTCCACCGCTCCCCACCCCATCCGGGAGTCACTTTTATCTCCTCAGCAAGTGATAAGCCACGCTCTCAAGTCTTGTTCACTTGTCTTTTATTGGTTTTCTCCCCAGACGCTGAGGTTCCACAGAGAAGGTGCCTCCAGAGATGGAACCTCACTGTGGGGTAGAGagtctgggggcggggggaggcagtTTAAAGCGTTACCTTGTACATAGGATGTATAGATGGAAGGCACCTCCTGGTGGCCACAGCGATGACCTCAGCCATCAAGTGTCCCCTCAGGAGATGAGAGTGCAGCTCGTGAAGCTGGAAGTCAGAGCTCCGGACCCAGCACTTGGCCAGGAGCCAGGTCATCGGGGGATCCGTGGGCAGGaaaagtggtgggggtggggaccctTTGTGTGGCAGTTGGAGCTGGAGCGTGGACAAgagtggggggaagggaggggtgaGGGCCAGCACACAGCAGACTCCCGCGCCCCTTGCATGTTTAAACGCTTCCCTCTTTCTCCAAAGTCACTTAGCATTCTCTATCTGACCACTGCCACTCCCCTACTGCCTGCGTCCTCTCACCTGGATGACCATGGGTAAGAGTTTCCCATCGGGCTGCAGTTTCAGCATAACCAGAGGGGCAGCCACGTACTGCTGGGTACACAGGATGACATTGGCCTTGATTCCATCCAGCAAGGAGAAGTCAGCTTCAAATAGCGTCCCTTGCTGGATGGGGGCAgagggaaaggggtacatcaacaTAAggcatctcttcctgccctgatTCCCCAAAGGATGAAAGAACTAACTTGGTTCTGGGTTTAATACCAGGTAATTTAATACTGGGTAATGGTTCCTGTATTTATGGCCTCATATAATTCTTAGCTGCACTTGAATTAGCCCCAGGTTTATGAAAGAGGAAACTGATGATCAGAGAGGATAGATATgttgcctgaagtcacacagcttaTAAAACAGCAGAGCCAAGATTCAAGCTCAAGTCTGTCTCACCCTAAGTCTcatgagttttctctttttttcaaatgtaCTATTATCTTGGGGGAGCCGTGCTGGGTAATACTAAGGCTCTTAACACTCATTAACACTAAGGCTTTTCTTGAAgcacccaggctttctctagttgtggcatgcgggcttagttgcATCACAGCAAGCGGtttcttagttacctgaccaaggtttgaacacatgtcccctgctttggaaggagggttctttaccactggaccactagtaAAATCGCCCGAGTTTTCTCTCTGAATTGTTCCGCGCTGACCCCATCAAAATCCCCAGCCCTGATCCTGATTCTCTTACTCCACACTCTCCCTCAATCCCCAGTTATAGCTCTTCATTTTGACTCTGTCACCCATCACATTCTCTCCCTCCACAGCATGCTGTTCTCATTAGGAGAGGAGAGCCATGGAGGGTCACCCAGGATCAGTCAAGATTTCTACTGTGGAATTCCGTCTTGCCATCTGGCAGCAGGCTGGGTCTACAGTGAACCCGGCAGCAGCACAAACGctgaccccacccccatccctctgtGCGGTCTCCTGAGGGCTCTCACGTGCTCACCTGGAGCTCCTTCTCCAGCTCGGCCTgcagctcccccatccctggaggaAACTCCAGGCGGGCAGGAAGGCGAACGGAGCGTCTCAGCAACATGGGGTTGGTGCCATTGAGAAACTGGTACCCAAATAAGGCATCCTCCTTCCAGGAGTCCCGCACCCGCTCTGGGGATGGCATTTGTGGAGCTTGCTGTGGGATCTGAGCTCCTGGTCCTTCCAACCCCCACCAAACCATCCCCACTAGACCCCAGCCTACCAGGCCTCTGGTCTCCCACCCCTAGTTCCCTAGAATGGGTAGGATCTGGGAGTAAGGGTCTTGGGATGAATACTGGGGTAGGGGTACTAACCAGCCAGCTTGCTCTGCCCACACCAGAAAATCCTGTTGAAGTCATCCAGACTTTTCCAGCAAGTCAGAATATTTAAAGAGTCTTTGATAGCTAGGTCTGCCAGCCTTTGAGGAAGGATGGGTGAAGAGTTTGTTATTCTCAGAATCAAACTTTACAACCCCGTGCATCCCTCTTGGGCTGGTCCAGCCCTATGAAGTCCATAAGCCTGGACTGACCACTGGACCAGGAAACAGCCCTGTCACCCGGCCTGCCTTGTTCTTACCCCTTGGTCAGCGAGACCTCAAAGTCAATTCTTTTGTCCTCCAGAAATCTCTCATCTACAGGAAGGTCGTTTATTGTGGCACCAGCTATATTCAGAATTAACCCGTCCTTCCAGTTACCCCACCTGCGGTGGAAAAGAAACCAGGCATTGGTACTGGGGAAGGGTCAGCAGCTCCCCGGTGGGGTCAGGAGGCAGGGATGGGCCTGACCGGTACAGCTTCCTTCTCTCTACCAGCTCCTCTTCCCTGTGTTTCTTGAACAGACCTTGAGGGTCATCGACCACCGTGCGACCTGAAAGTGGGGAGAAGGGCGAGGGCTATGAGGCTCCTCCTGAGAGCCTCTCCTCATCCCTGTCAGGGGACCCTCAGCCCACCCTTCTGACTGGCCCCCAACCCTTCAGCATCTCTGCCGTCTCCCAGCTTCCACTGCCCTGTGCCAGCTGCTGCATCCGgcctcttctgtgaccccaaagGCCAcgctcccttctcccctcccccttaaCTTCTCTCCAGCCGCGGGGGTCTTACACTCCCaagccccccccacccctcgcTCCCCGCTGCTCACCGGTGCCCTCCGGCAGGCTCAGGACGCCGTCGCCCTCCACCCAGCGATAGCACGGGAACCTGAACTCGTTCCCGCTGGCCCCGGGTCCCTGCACGGAGATCCAGTTGCAGAACCACGCGTCATCCGAGAGGAAGTGCCGTTTGCGCAGTTTCACAAACAGCAGCCGCCCCAGGTACTCGGACACGTCCACCTGGAATTCCACCTCCTGCCGGCGACAAAAGAGGATCCGCAAGTGGGGCTCTCTGGAAGGGATCGTCGGATGAGCCCCGGATGCCCTTCCCCCTGGGCCTCTGGCAAAGGGGTGCAAAAGGAGCCAGAGAGGAAGCGGGCGCACACACCAAGCAGTTGGTTCCACGACCCCATTCTCGGTCATAGAATTCCTCGGCCCCGGGTGAGGTGGGGGACAGAAGATGGAGAGGGGCATGACTCCCCGAAGTCACTGATTGTGTGGAGCACTGGGCTGCGCCCTGGACGAGCTCACTGGTGACCAGACAGTTACCGCGTCCCCCCGCCCCCTACCCTGTCACCAGGGCTCAGCACTTGTGGCAACCTGGCTCTGGAACACAGACTCCATTGATGTGGTGCAGGGCCTTAGTTGCTtggaggcgtgtgggatcttcccggaccaaggatggaggctgagtcttctgcattggcaggtggattctttaccaccgggccaccagggaagcccgggggggggggggggggatatttTAAGGGTGGGAATGTATTGGGAAGAAATCGCTGACTGCAGAAAGGCTTGGAAGAGCCGGGGCTGGAGCAATGAGGCGGGCGAAGAGGAAGAAGGTGATGTAGTAGGTTCGAGGGGCCATTGGTGGTCAGAGTGGGATGGACATCAGGGCACGGATGCGAGAAATATCTAAGAGATGAACTGGACCAAGCTGGATTTTTGGTTAGACGCAGACGAAAAGAGGCGGAGGCGCGAGTGCACTTGGGAGAAAAGAGGACTGGTTCGGGAGGTGGGAAAAGGGGAGGACCTCACGTGAGCACGGGTCTCTGAAGCATCCGTGGGATAAACGTTGGGTCTGGGGGTCTTGGGGAGAGCCGGATGGGAGATGGGAATCTGGGGATCGGCAGAGGCAAAAAGTAACAGGAGCCAGGGACGAATGCCAGGTAGATGTGATGGGAGAGAGGGTGGGTCGGGAAATCAGAATGCTCGCACCAGTCGGattctttcctcctccccagcTTCCCGCGTCCCCATTCCCGCTCCATCCCGGAGATAAAGCCTACAAGGTCGGATCTAGCAACCTTACAGAAGATCTGAAATAGCAGCTTCTaagaagaggaaacaggagaCGGATGTCCACTCCAAGGACCCCGGAGTTTTCCGAAAAGACAGAGTTCTGTGGAACCACGGGACTATCCCAATTCCAAATAGGCAGGGCGGCAGGAACATATTGAGCGCTTGCTGTGTGCCGCGTCCAGCCCTAAAGCGCTTTACTTAGCGGCCTCCGAGCGCTCTCTGGGCGGGGGTCGTGCGCCAGAAGCCGCCCGGGAAAGCTGGAGGCCATTTGGGGCGCGTCTCCTCTCGGGGACTCGCGGGCCTGGGGGCCAGGGGCGCAGCGCACCCCGCCCGGCTCGGACCAGCTCACCTTGCCCCTCGCCGGCCGCAGGCGCCATCCGAGCGCCGCCTCCCCGTGCTCGCCGACCAGCCACAGGTGCACCTGGTTATTGGAACCCGCGCAGAACGAGGACCCGGTGGACACGCGGACGCGGTAGAGACCCATCTTGCCCAAAGACGTTTCGCCCCTATTGAGG comes from Muntiacus reevesi chromosome 18, mMunRee1.1, whole genome shotgun sequence and encodes:
- the ALOX15 gene encoding polyunsaturated fatty acid lipoxygenase ALOX15 → MCVREFVCVCLCVFRWRGLPATPAICLLGHTSIPSSCMFSAQILICLCLPSSSHQDTGLLALHYPRQGPAFSRSGLSSGRRGAGGPRAWPDAVGWRSATHTLNFARLWRGGVSSPVIWRPLFFPLNRGETSLGKMGLYRVRVSTGSSFCAGSNNQVHLWLVGEHGEAALGWRLRPARGKEVEFQVDVSEYLGRLLFVKLRKRHFLSDDAWFCNWISVQGPGASGNEFRFPCYRWVEGDGVLSLPEGTGRTVVDDPQGLFKKHREEELVERRKLYRWGNWKDGLILNIAGATINDLPVDERFLEDKRIDFEVSLTKGLADLAIKDSLNILTCWKSLDDFNRIFWCGQSKLAERVRDSWKEDALFGYQFLNGTNPMLLRRSVRLPARLEFPPGMGELQAELEKELQQGTLFEADFSLLDGIKANVILCTQQYVAAPLVMLKLQPDGKLLPMVIQLQLPHKGSPPPPLFLPTDPPMTWLLAKCWVRSSDFQLHELHSHLLRGHLMAEVIAVATRRCLPSIHPMYKLLIPHLRYTMEINIRARTGLVSDSGVFDQVVSTGGGGHVELLQRAGAFLTYSSFCPPDDLADRGLLGVKSSFYAQDALRLWEILSRYVEGIVSLHYKTDESVRDDIELQAWCREITEIGLLGAQDRGFPVTLQSKDQLCHFVTMCIFTCTGQHSSTHLGQLDWYSWVPNAPCTMRLPPPTTKDVTLEKVMATLPNFHQASLQMSITWQLGRRQPIMVALGQHEEEYFSGPEPKAVLKKFREELAALEKDIEIRNAQLDWPYEYLRPSLVENSVAI